The Opitutaceae bacterium nucleotide sequence CTTCATCCATTCCCGGATGCGGATCGAGCGCAAGGTGGTCGTCGGCCACCACGGCGACCCCGAGGTGCAGGACCGCCTCGGGGCCTGGATGCGGGCCGCCCGCGCCCACCATGACATGCAGGGCGCGCGGATCGCCCGGATCGGCGACAATATGCGGGAGGTCGCCGTGACCGACGGCGACAAGGTTGCGGCCGAGCTCCGTTTCGGGTATTCTGTTAATGGATACGGCGTGGGTGACGTGGTCGCCCACGTCGAGGCGGCGTCTCCGAATGCCGTGACGGCTCTCTGCCAGGAATACGAAGCCAGCTACAAGATGGCCAAGGACCTGAGGAAGGGCGGCAGGCGGCACGCCTCCGTCCGCGAAGCGGCCCGGATCGAGCTGGGACTGCGTTCCTTCCTCAACGAGGGCGGCTTCAAGGGGTTCACCACCACGTTTGAAGACCTGCACGGCCTGAAGCAACTGCCCGGCCTGGCCGTCCAGCGGTTGATGGCCGACGGCTACGGCTTCGGAGCGGAGGGGGACTGGAAGACCTGTGCCCTCCTGCGCTCGATGAAGGTGATCGGGGCCGACCTCAAGGGCGGCACTTCCTTCATGGAGGACTACACCTATCATCTCGATCCCAAGGGTCACCTCGTTCTCGGGGCCCACATGCTGGAAATCTGCGAATCGATCGCCGCGGGCAAGCCGTCCCTCGAGGTCCATCCCCTCGGCATCGGCGGGAAGGCCGATCCGGCGCGACTGGTCTTCAACGCACCGGCGGGCCCCGCCCTCAACGCCTCGATGGTGGACCTGGGCAACCGGTTCCGCCTCATTGTCAACGAAGTCACCGCGGTCGTCCCGCCGAAGCCACTGCCCAAGCTCCCGGTGGCCCGGGCCCTCTGGGCCTGCCAGCCCGATTTCAAGACGGCCTGCGCGGCCTGGATCCATGCCGGCGGCGCCCACCATACCGGTTACAGCTACGCCGTCACGACCGAGCATCTGGAAGATTTCGCCGCCATGTCCGGGATCGAGATCGTGGTCATCAACGCGGAGACAAAACTCTCCGAATTCAAGAAGGAACTGCGCTGGAATGACATTGCCTATCACCTTTCCCAGGGCCTGGGGCGGTTGTAGGCATTTTCCTGCAGTGGAGGGTCCATCCCTCGAAAACCGCTGACCTGAATTGCGTTCCAAATCGAGGCGTAAAGCCTCTCCTGCCGATCAACCGATGAGTTCTGCCAATCCGGATGCAACCATCCTGCCGCGTCGAAG carries:
- the araA gene encoding L-arabinose isomerase yields the protein MIKHLASPEIWFVTGSQHLYGPEALKQVAANAAKIADSLSASKRIPLKVVFKPIVTRTEEVRARCLEANNDPQCAGLVLWMHTFSPSKMWITGLASLDKPFVHLHTQFGRDLPWGTIDMDFMNLNQSAHGDREAGFIHSRMRIERKVVVGHHGDPEVQDRLGAWMRAARAHHDMQGARIARIGDNMREVAVTDGDKVAAELRFGYSVNGYGVGDVVAHVEAASPNAVTALCQEYEASYKMAKDLRKGGRRHASVREAARIELGLRSFLNEGGFKGFTTTFEDLHGLKQLPGLAVQRLMADGYGFGAEGDWKTCALLRSMKVIGADLKGGTSFMEDYTYHLDPKGHLVLGAHMLEICESIAAGKPSLEVHPLGIGGKADPARLVFNAPAGPALNASMVDLGNRFRLIVNEVTAVVPPKPLPKLPVARALWACQPDFKTACAAWIHAGGAHHTGYSYAVTTEHLEDFAAMSGIEIVVINAETKLSEFKKELRWNDIAYHLSQGLGRL